In Gemmatimonadaceae bacterium, the following proteins share a genomic window:
- the tkt gene encoding transketolase has translation MTATATDLDLLCINTVRTLSMDAVQAAESGHPGTPMALAPLGYVLFTRTMRFDPADPAWFNRDRFILSCGHASMLLYSCLYLTGYDLSLDDIKQFRQWGSKTPGHPEHGHTPGVETTTGPLGQGIGNAVGMAVAETHLAAAFNKPGHEIVDHFTYFICSDGDLMEGISHEAASFAGHFKLGKLIGFYDDNHITIDGKTDLTFTDDTAKRFEGYGWQVLHIADVNDLEAIEGAIAEAKNDSERPTLIITRSHIGYGSPRQDSEKAHGEALGKENVVITKQNYGWPTLDTFFVPAEALAEWRQAKDRGARYHDEWNARWKSYADANPKDAAELERRLAGKRPANWEAKLPTFTAENGTIATRAAFGATLNATADLLPELVGGSADLTPSNNTSVKAWQNFTPASPGSRYVHFGIREHGMAAIMTGMALHGGILPYGGTFLIFSDYMRPSVRLAALMGARVIYIYTHDSIGLGEDGPTHQPIEQLSSLRAIPGLNVVRPADANETAVAWKMAVDQPAGPVALILTRQKVPFIDRSKYGSAEGLMQGAYVLADSPGNEKPRVVLMSSGSEVQLVLAAQKTLADRGVAARVVSMPSMQVFEKQPKAYQDAVLPPGIPRVAIEAAQPMSWYQWVGLSGEAIGLHRFGASSPYERIYKELGITADAVVDAALRVTSA, from the coding sequence ATGACCGCGACCGCGACCGACCTCGACCTCCTCTGCATCAATACCGTCCGCACCCTGTCCATGGACGCCGTCCAGGCAGCCGAGTCCGGACACCCGGGCACGCCGATGGCGCTGGCGCCGCTCGGTTACGTGCTCTTCACGCGCACGATGCGCTTCGACCCGGCGGATCCCGCGTGGTTCAACCGCGATCGGTTCATCCTGTCGTGTGGACACGCGTCGATGTTGTTGTACTCGTGTCTCTACCTGACCGGCTACGACCTCTCACTCGACGACATCAAACAGTTCCGCCAGTGGGGAAGCAAGACGCCGGGGCACCCGGAGCACGGCCACACGCCGGGCGTCGAGACGACCACCGGTCCGCTCGGACAGGGAATCGGCAACGCCGTCGGCATGGCGGTGGCCGAAACGCATCTCGCCGCCGCGTTCAACAAGCCGGGACACGAAATCGTCGACCACTTCACGTACTTCATCTGTAGCGACGGCGATCTCATGGAAGGCATCTCCCACGAGGCGGCGTCGTTCGCCGGACACTTCAAGCTCGGCAAGCTGATCGGCTTCTACGACGACAACCACATCACCATCGACGGCAAGACCGATCTCACGTTCACCGACGACACCGCCAAGCGGTTCGAAGGCTATGGCTGGCAGGTGCTCCACATCGCCGACGTGAACGACCTCGAGGCAATCGAGGGCGCCATCGCCGAAGCGAAGAACGACAGCGAGCGTCCGACGCTGATCATCACACGCTCGCATATCGGCTACGGCAGTCCTCGCCAGGACTCGGAGAAGGCGCACGGCGAAGCGCTCGGCAAGGAGAACGTCGTCATCACCAAGCAGAATTACGGATGGCCGACGCTCGACACGTTCTTCGTGCCCGCCGAAGCGCTCGCCGAATGGCGCCAGGCGAAGGATCGCGGCGCGCGCTACCACGACGAGTGGAACGCGCGGTGGAAGTCGTACGCCGACGCGAACCCCAAGGATGCGGCGGAGCTCGAGCGGCGGCTGGCCGGAAAACGTCCCGCCAACTGGGAGGCCAAGCTCCCGACGTTCACGGCGGAAAACGGCACGATCGCCACGCGCGCGGCCTTTGGCGCAACGTTGAACGCGACGGCGGATCTGCTTCCCGAGCTCGTAGGCGGTTCGGCGGACCTCACGCCGTCGAACAACACGTCGGTCAAAGCCTGGCAGAACTTCACGCCTGCCTCGCCGGGTTCGCGCTACGTCCATTTCGGCATTCGCGAGCACGGCATGGCGGCGATCATGACCGGCATGGCGCTGCACGGCGGCATCCTCCCGTACGGCGGCACGTTTCTCATCTTCTCCGATTACATGCGGCCGTCGGTGCGGCTGGCGGCGCTCATGGGCGCGCGCGTCATCTACATCTACACACACGACTCCATCGGACTCGGCGAAGATGGGCCGACGCACCAGCCGATCGAGCAGCTCTCGTCGCTCCGCGCCATTCCGGGCCTCAACGTCGTTCGCCCCGCCGACGCCAACGAGACCGCCGTCGCGTGGAAAATGGCGGTGGATCAGCCGGCGGGCCCGGTAGCTCTGATTCTCACGCGACAGAAGGTGCCGTTCATCGATCGCTCGAAGTACGGATCGGCCGAAGGACTGATGCAGGGTGCGTATGTCCTGGCGGATTCCCCAGGGAACGAAAAGCCGCGGGTTGTGCTGATGTCATCAGGGTCCGAAGTGCAGCTCGTGCTCGCGGCCCAAAAGACCCTCGCCGATCGCGGCGTCGCGGCACGCGTCGTTTCCATGCCCTCCATGCAAGTGTTCGAGAAGCAGCCGAAAGCGTACCAAGACGCGGTGCTGCCGCCGGGCATTCCGCGCGTGGCCATCGAGGCGGCGCAGCCGATGTCGTGGTACCAGTGGGTCGGGTTGTCGGGCGAAGCGATCGGGCTGCACCGATTCGGCGCGAGCTCGCCCTACGAGCGGATCTACAAGGAACTGGGAATCACCGCCGACGCGGTCGTCGATGCGGCCCTTCGAGTGACGTCGGCCTGA
- a CDS encoding sugar phosphate isomerase/epimerase family protein, whose product MRLAVSNIAWDANADDAAAAVLVREGVGGVELAPTKWRAAPYDAPAADVADLRKSWEDRGLPIVSLQSLLFGRPELQLLGSEPERRAMMDHLRRVADFAAAVGARTLVYGSPKNRVRGERSTDDAMRQAADFFRALAPHARDRGVIFCLEANPTEYGCDFITRTSEAIELCRMVDDSSIRLNADVGGMILANENPEDAIARAAAFVAHVHASEPHLGLLSSQSAHESAASALARENYSGWVSIEMRAPSPSDQIEGLERAIRVAKRAYAVLSR is encoded by the coding sequence GTGAGACTGGCCGTCTCGAACATCGCCTGGGATGCGAACGCCGACGACGCGGCGGCTGCGGTGCTCGTGCGCGAAGGCGTAGGCGGTGTCGAGCTCGCCCCGACCAAGTGGCGCGCCGCGCCGTACGACGCGCCGGCCGCGGATGTCGCTGACTTGCGCAAGAGCTGGGAAGATCGTGGACTGCCCATCGTCTCGCTGCAATCGCTCTTGTTCGGCCGGCCCGAGCTTCAACTCCTCGGCAGCGAACCGGAGCGTCGAGCCATGATGGATCACCTGCGAAGAGTCGCCGACTTCGCGGCCGCGGTCGGAGCGCGAACACTCGTGTACGGATCGCCCAAGAATCGCGTTCGCGGCGAGCGTTCGACCGACGACGCGATGCGCCAGGCCGCCGACTTCTTCCGCGCGCTCGCGCCACACGCCCGCGATCGCGGCGTGATCTTCTGCCTCGAGGCGAATCCGACCGAATACGGCTGCGATTTCATCACACGCACGTCCGAGGCGATCGAACTCTGCCGGATGGTCGACGACTCGTCGATTCGCCTCAACGCCGACGTGGGCGGGATGATCTTGGCCAACGAGAATCCCGAGGACGCAATCGCGCGAGCCGCCGCGTTCGTCGCCCACGTTCACGCGAGTGAGCCGCATCTCGGTCTTCTGTCGAGCCAGTCGGCGCACGAAAGCGCGGCGTCGGCGCTTGCCCGTGAGAACTACTCGGGATGGGTGTCAATCGAGATGCGCGCTCCGTCCCCGAGCGATCAAATCGAGGGATTGGAGCGCGCGATCCGCGTTGCCAAACGAGCCTACGCTGTCCTGAGCCGCTGA
- a CDS encoding S8 family peptidase: MRSTLVLAGFMAGTAAVGGALIQSCARPPRPDPTAVAEPRDPAALASSEVRPTTILESPTVSLALDRIDQHDLPLDRTFAHSATGKGVTVYVFDGGVSTTHPELSGRVRIGYTGFAEDAKICNAHGTAVAGAIGGATLGVAPDVQIVDVKMVQCEKLRGTIKAIVDGARWVIEDHKVHPGPAIANWSFIADTSSRIPSLDSAVAELRAAGIPVVVSAGNLDIDACRVSPANSLGAIVVGASALASEESADGTTHTIDRRAPNTAFGPCIDIYAPGDSVLLPSLDRNNSPVTQLWNGTSMAAGYVSGALALYLETHPKATPDETATAVEQAATLNVVRDSKAPVSRMLYVGAVETRFASRVAVRGSARH, translated from the coding sequence ATGCGAAGCACCTTGGTATTAGCCGGCTTCATGGCCGGCACGGCCGCGGTCGGTGGCGCGCTGATCCAGAGTTGCGCGCGACCGCCTCGGCCCGATCCGACGGCCGTCGCGGAGCCCCGAGATCCCGCGGCACTGGCGTCTAGTGAAGTTCGTCCGACGACGATTCTCGAATCTCCCACCGTGTCGCTCGCCCTCGACCGCATCGATCAACACGATCTGCCGCTCGATCGCACGTTCGCGCATTCTGCGACCGGCAAGGGCGTCACGGTCTACGTGTTCGACGGCGGAGTCTCGACGACGCATCCGGAGCTCTCCGGGCGCGTTCGCATCGGGTACACCGGCTTCGCCGAAGATGCGAAGATCTGTAACGCTCACGGCACCGCGGTCGCCGGCGCCATCGGCGGCGCGACGCTCGGCGTCGCACCCGACGTGCAGATCGTGGATGTGAAGATGGTGCAGTGCGAAAAGCTGCGCGGCACCATCAAAGCCATCGTCGACGGAGCCCGTTGGGTGATCGAGGATCACAAGGTGCACCCAGGTCCCGCCATCGCGAACTGGTCGTTCATCGCCGACACGTCGTCGCGAATACCGTCGCTCGATTCCGCAGTTGCGGAGCTCCGAGCCGCGGGCATTCCCGTCGTCGTGTCGGCGGGCAACCTGGACATCGACGCCTGCCGCGTGTCGCCGGCCAATTCACTTGGCGCGATCGTCGTCGGCGCGTCGGCGCTCGCGTCGGAAGAATCCGCCGACGGAACCACTCACACGATCGACCGGCGTGCGCCGAACACAGCCTTTGGTCCGTGCATCGACATCTACGCGCCCGGCGATTCGGTTCTGCTGCCGAGCCTCGACCGGAACAACTCACCGGTGACGCAACTCTGGAACGGCACGTCGATGGCTGCCGGCTACGTGAGCGGAGCGCTCGCCCTGTACTTAGAGACGCACCCAAAGGCAACGCCGGACGAGACCGCTACCGCCGTGGAGCAGGCCGCGACGCTGAACGTCGTACGCGATTCGAAGGCGCCCGTGTCGAGAATGCTGTACGTCGGCGCGGTGGAGACCCGCTTCGCCAGTCGCGTCGCAGTGCGAGGATCGGCGCGACACTGA
- a CDS encoding metal-sensitive transcriptional regulator, with translation MKHDHAVADCACDVHAGTGGGRKAVAVDPDIKARNLKRLRRIEGQVRGLQKMVEEDRYCADVMTQISSVHEALRSVGRELMRNHLRHCASSAIRAGASEAESMYDELVEMMYRHAR, from the coding sequence GTGAAACACGATCATGCAGTCGCCGACTGCGCGTGCGACGTGCACGCCGGCACGGGGGGCGGCCGAAAGGCCGTCGCCGTCGATCCGGACATCAAGGCGCGAAACCTCAAACGCCTTCGCCGCATCGAAGGACAGGTGCGCGGTCTACAAAAAATGGTCGAGGAGGACCGCTACTGCGCCGACGTGATGACGCAGATCTCATCAGTGCACGAAGCGCTGCGCAGCGTCGGGCGCGAACTGATGCGAAACCATCTGCGCCACTGCGCGAGCTCGGCCATTCGCGCCGGAGCGTCGGAGGCCGAGTCGATGTATGACGAGCTGGTCGAGATGATGTACCGCCACGCGCGCTGA
- a CDS encoding NAD-dependent epimerase/dehydratase family protein — translation MTARETAALIGYTGFVGGNLLAQRGFDALFNSRNIEEIAGQSFDLIVCAGAPAEKWKANADPVRDLANIERLAGAVTRASATRFVLLSTVDVFGSPVGVDENSPVATDGLHAYGRDRRVLEELISSRFDTTIVRLPGLYGPGLKKNVIFDFLHDNDVRKIDSRGIFQFYDTKRLWSDLDIAMRSRLPLVHLPTEPVSVADVARSAFGIEFDNPVSANPARYDMRTRHAGLFGGEGAYIETSARVLRGIAAYVARERTKSP, via the coding sequence GTGACTGCGCGAGAGACCGCCGCGCTCATCGGCTACACCGGCTTCGTCGGCGGAAATCTCCTCGCGCAGCGCGGATTCGACGCGCTCTTCAATTCGCGCAACATCGAAGAGATCGCCGGCCAGTCGTTCGATCTGATCGTTTGCGCCGGCGCGCCGGCCGAAAAATGGAAGGCGAACGCGGACCCCGTGCGCGATCTGGCCAACATCGAGCGCCTGGCGGGCGCCGTGACTCGGGCGTCGGCGACACGCTTCGTCCTGTTGTCCACAGTCGACGTGTTTGGATCGCCAGTCGGCGTCGACGAGAATTCGCCGGTCGCGACGGACGGACTTCACGCCTATGGCCGGGACCGGCGTGTGCTCGAAGAACTGATCTCGTCGCGCTTCGACACGACGATCGTGCGTCTGCCGGGACTCTACGGCCCCGGTCTCAAGAAGAATGTGATCTTCGACTTTCTGCACGACAATGACGTACGGAAGATCGACTCGCGCGGCATCTTTCAGTTCTACGACACGAAGCGGCTGTGGAGTGACCTCGACATCGCGATGCGAAGCCGGCTTCCCCTGGTACACCTGCCGACCGAGCCCGTGAGCGTCGCCGACGTGGCGCGCTCGGCGTTCGGCATCGAATTCGACAATCCCGTCTCGGCGAATCCGGCGCGCTACGACATGCGCACGCGGCACGCGGGGTTGTTCGGCGGCGAAGGGGCCTACATCGAGACTTCGGCTCGAGTGCTCCGCGGAATCGCGGCGTACGTGGCGCGCGAACGGACGAAGTCCCCGTGA
- a CDS encoding FAD-dependent oxidoreductase — MNETTRFSSPIPTTSSSYGAIVIGGGFYGARLALMLRRRGLRVLLVEREASLLSRASARNQARVHNGYHYPRSILTSLRSRLNYRRFLNEYSDCVHRSFTHYYAVARGMSKVTAGQFVEFCRRIEAPLAAAPSRVAKLFDGSRIEAVFEVEECAFDAAALRVRMARELQNAGVEVSLSTEAVAVATTPSGLVVGLNTLAAPPVFRSAAPPVHAALALNCTYSRLNHVLNASKAEPIPAKHELTELALVEPPDALDGAAVTVMDGPFFSLMPYPSRGLHTLSHVRYTPHFSWNDKPDSPVVELRTLAGSSRFDHMMRDAARYLPAMRTTRYADSIWEIKTVMPRSEKDDSRPILLRRCAEHPALITVLGAKIDSVYDVEDALLAELDQRPARRVPRPTPTDVRRLPDFDRRPAGRR, encoded by the coding sequence ATGAACGAGACCACGCGCTTTTCCTCCCCAATTCCGACGACCTCGTCGAGCTACGGCGCGATCGTGATCGGCGGCGGCTTCTACGGCGCGCGCCTCGCGCTCATGCTGCGTCGGCGCGGCCTCCGCGTGCTGCTCGTCGAGCGCGAAGCGTCGCTGCTGTCTCGGGCCTCGGCCCGGAACCAAGCGCGTGTGCACAACGGATACCACTATCCGCGCAGCATCCTGACGTCGCTCCGCTCGCGCCTGAATTACCGGCGGTTTCTCAACGAGTATTCGGACTGCGTGCACCGCTCGTTCACGCACTACTACGCGGTGGCACGCGGCATGTCGAAGGTCACGGCGGGCCAGTTCGTTGAGTTCTGCCGCCGCATCGAAGCGCCGCTCGCCGCCGCGCCGTCGCGGGTCGCCAAGCTGTTCGACGGATCGCGGATCGAGGCGGTCTTCGAGGTCGAGGAGTGTGCCTTCGACGCGGCGGCGCTGCGTGTGAGGATGGCTCGCGAGCTCCAAAACGCCGGCGTCGAGGTTTCGTTGTCGACGGAGGCCGTGGCGGTGGCGACGACGCCGTCGGGGCTCGTCGTCGGGCTGAATACGCTGGCGGCCCCCCCGGTCTTCCGGTCCGCCGCTCCGCCCGTGCACGCGGCGCTCGCGCTCAACTGCACCTACTCGCGCCTCAACCACGTGCTGAACGCATCGAAGGCGGAACCGATTCCGGCGAAGCACGAGCTCACCGAGCTCGCGCTCGTCGAGCCGCCCGATGCGCTCGACGGCGCGGCGGTGACGGTGATGGACGGTCCGTTCTTTTCGCTCATGCCCTATCCGTCGCGCGGTCTCCACACGCTGAGCCACGTGCGCTACACGCCGCACTTCAGCTGGAACGACAAGCCCGACTCTCCCGTGGTGGAACTTCGCACGTTGGCCGGGAGCTCGCGCTTCGACCACATGATGCGCGACGCGGCGCGTTACCTTCCGGCGATGCGTACCACGCGGTACGCCGACTCGATCTGGGAGATCAAGACCGTCATGCCGCGCAGCGAGAAGGACGACAGCCGACCGATTCTGCTGCGTCGCTGCGCCGAGCACCCCGCGCTGATCACGGTGCTGGGCGCGAAGATCGACAGCGTGTACGACGTCGAAGACGCGTTGCTCGCGGAGCTCGACCAGCGGCCCGCGCGGCGCGTTCCACGTCCCACCCCGACCGATGTCCGCCGACTCCCTGATTTCGATCGTCGCCCCGCTGGAAGGCGATAG
- a CDS encoding glycosyltransferase family 2 protein, producing the protein MSADSLISIVAPLEGDSPGAVEAFVEETVAVLGGLVSHHEIILVDDGAPEATVARVRTLLERHDFLRFLRLSRHFGEETAITAGLDVAIGDYVVVMLPSMDPPALIPDFLERARGDTDVVYGVRLHRKNEPFWYRTGARAFYWYMNDVARLGIPRDSTQFRCMSRQVVNALTQIRGPDQYLRMLTSYIGFRKQPFPYSPINRSGTTTVRPKGDAIDLARALIIDSTTHPLRLAVWAGVGLAVLNLVLVMLHSAVGEIAGAAFHEAVVFIVLALVLAAIGEYVGSISLRLRDRPAYYVREEHTSSVLLREERRNVVGKTAE; encoded by the coding sequence ATGTCCGCCGACTCCCTGATTTCGATCGTCGCCCCGCTGGAAGGCGATAGCCCCGGCGCGGTCGAGGCGTTCGTCGAGGAGACGGTCGCCGTGCTGGGCGGCCTCGTCTCGCACCACGAGATCATTCTCGTGGACGACGGAGCCCCCGAGGCGACCGTCGCGCGCGTCCGCACGCTGCTCGAGCGCCACGATTTTCTTCGCTTTCTGCGCCTCTCGCGTCACTTCGGCGAAGAAACCGCGATCACCGCTGGGCTCGATGTAGCCATCGGCGATTACGTCGTGGTGATGTTGCCGAGCATGGATCCGCCGGCGCTCATCCCCGACTTTCTCGAGCGAGCGCGCGGCGACACCGACGTCGTCTACGGAGTGCGACTGCACCGGAAGAACGAGCCGTTCTGGTATCGGACGGGCGCGCGCGCCTTCTATTGGTACATGAACGACGTCGCGAGGCTCGGGATTCCGCGAGACTCGACACAATTCCGATGCATGAGCCGGCAGGTCGTGAACGCGCTGACGCAGATTCGCGGCCCCGACCAATACCTGCGAATGCTCACGTCGTACATCGGCTTTCGGAAGCAGCCGTTTCCGTATTCGCCGATCAACCGGTCTGGTACGACGACGGTGCGCCCGAAGGGCGACGCCATCGACCTCGCGCGCGCGCTGATCATCGACTCGACCACGCATCCGCTTCGTCTGGCGGTCTGGGCGGGCGTCGGGCTGGCGGTGCTGAATCTCGTGCTCGTGATGCTTCACTCGGCGGTGGGCGAAATCGCCGGCGCGGCGTTCCACGAGGCGGTGGTGTTCATCGTCCTCGCGCTCGTGCTGGCGGCGATCGGCGAGTACGTGGGCAGCATCTCGCTTCGGCTGCGGGACCGGCCGGCTTACTACGTGCGCGAAGAGCACACGAGCTCCGTGCTGCTGCGCGAAGAACGAAGAAACGTCGTCGGGAAGACGGCGGAGTGA
- a CDS encoding VIT domain-containing protein, whose product MRRVVGRFCSRVLRATIVVATPFAVPALGAQGWIVPRPCGLGIQPLEGRTPPIVRDCATNIVRTRSDVRVELADHVLRYEVEERFVNRGPTLGEADYLFPLPTNAAFQNLALSIDGELVAGETMNAGQARNIYESIVRARRDPALVEWMGHGLLHARIFPLEPGRERTVVVRFQSVAPREGDALRVDYFRGGAPGTTNVRDGGDASFTLTYRQAPELGAPFSPTHQLDVADRDGRRVVSVRGDARDVTLLLPVRARNEAAITALNYAPGNEDGFTLLSVTPPAGRRTDVIPRDVTLVLDVSGSMNGRKIEQARAAGRQLLSTLHETDRFRLIDFSSDVHTFRDDFVSATPDNVRDATRYLDALDASGSTNIEGALREALRPAVVRGRLPVILFVTDGEPTVGDTRPDRLAAMAADANAHAEEPRRIFTFGLGSDVNVGLLEQLALQGRGTSQFVRPDESVERMIGIVANRLVGPMLTDVRVRVDGDVRLSRMLPGEMTDLFADRDLSLVARYSGHGQARVIVEGRRGTTTVTWTSTVDFPDRDRENSFVARLWATQRVGYLSAEKRKNGGSSEVDDEIRSLGERYGIPTEFTSYLVTEPQSMPVRTAMMGAGGGSGRGAAAPAAQVSDAAGFRFESAKAASAQRSASNIAVVDSLSFAAGHVSRDKDEARTTRRIDGRTLSLRDGAWTDVRYHAGMPVTSVKPYSNAYFDILKQLPELKSVFALGDRVVVVGKSAVIRVDDSGMNDLAPAALTALVHAW is encoded by the coding sequence ATGCGTCGCGTCGTGGGTAGGTTCTGCAGCCGCGTTCTTCGCGCCACAATCGTCGTTGCCACCCCCTTCGCCGTGCCGGCGTTAGGCGCGCAGGGATGGATCGTCCCACGCCCGTGCGGTCTGGGAATTCAGCCGCTCGAGGGCCGCACGCCCCCGATCGTTCGCGATTGCGCCACGAACATCGTGCGAACGCGGAGCGACGTGCGCGTGGAGCTCGCCGACCACGTACTCCGTTACGAGGTCGAAGAGAGGTTCGTGAACCGCGGGCCGACGCTCGGCGAGGCGGACTATCTGTTTCCGCTGCCGACGAACGCGGCCTTTCAGAATCTTGCGCTGTCGATCGACGGCGAGCTCGTGGCCGGAGAGACGATGAACGCCGGCCAGGCCCGTAACATCTACGAGTCAATCGTCCGGGCCAGGCGCGACCCCGCGCTCGTCGAATGGATGGGGCACGGGCTTCTTCACGCGCGCATCTTCCCGCTCGAGCCTGGCCGCGAAAGGACGGTCGTCGTGCGGTTTCAAAGCGTGGCGCCCCGCGAAGGCGACGCGCTGCGCGTTGACTATTTCCGCGGAGGCGCGCCCGGCACGACCAACGTGCGCGACGGCGGCGATGCATCGTTCACACTGACCTACCGTCAGGCGCCGGAGCTCGGCGCCCCATTCTCGCCGACGCACCAGCTCGACGTGGCGGACCGCGACGGTCGTCGCGTGGTCAGCGTGCGCGGCGATGCCCGCGACGTGACGCTGCTCCTTCCGGTACGCGCGCGCAACGAGGCCGCGATCACGGCGCTCAACTACGCGCCAGGCAACGAAGACGGCTTCACGCTGCTGAGCGTGACACCGCCCGCGGGTCGTCGAACGGACGTCATCCCGCGTGACGTCACGCTCGTGCTCGACGTCTCCGGTTCGATGAACGGTCGCAAGATCGAGCAGGCGCGCGCGGCGGGTCGTCAGCTGCTGTCGACGCTTCACGAAACGGACCGGTTCCGATTGATCGATTTCTCTAGCGACGTGCACACGTTCCGCGACGACTTTGTTTCCGCGACGCCGGACAACGTGCGTGACGCAACGCGCTACCTGGACGCGCTCGACGCGTCGGGGAGCACGAACATCGAGGGCGCGTTGCGCGAGGCGCTGCGCCCGGCCGTGGTTCGCGGCCGTTTGCCCGTGATCCTCTTCGTGACCGACGGGGAGCCGACCGTGGGCGACACGCGGCCGGACCGTCTCGCGGCGATGGCCGCCGACGCCAACGCCCACGCCGAAGAACCGCGGCGGATCTTCACGTTCGGGCTGGGGTCAGACGTCAACGTGGGTCTCCTCGAGCAGCTGGCCCTTCAGGGGCGCGGAACGTCGCAGTTCGTGCGTCCCGACGAATCGGTAGAACGAATGATCGGCATCGTCGCGAATCGTCTCGTCGGCCCGATGCTCACCGACGTTCGCGTGCGCGTGGACGGCGACGTGCGCCTCTCGCGGATGCTTCCCGGTGAAATGACCGATCTATTCGCCGACCGGGATCTTTCGCTGGTGGCGCGCTACTCCGGTCACGGTCAAGCACGAGTCATCGTCGAGGGTCGCCGAGGCACCACGACGGTGACGTGGACGTCGACGGTGGACTTTCCGGATCGCGACCGCGAGAACTCGTTCGTCGCGCGTCTCTGGGCGACGCAGCGCGTCGGTTACCTGAGCGCCGAGAAGCGAAAGAACGGCGGCTCGTCCGAGGTCGACGACGAGATCCGTTCGCTCGGCGAGCGATACGGCATTCCAACGGAATTCACTTCGTACCTCGTCACAGAGCCGCAGTCCATGCCCGTGCGAACGGCGATGATGGGTGCGGGTGGCGGCAGCGGAAGAGGTGCGGCGGCGCCGGCCGCGCAGGTCTCAGACGCCGCGGGTTTCAGGTTCGAGTCCGCCAAGGCGGCCTCGGCGCAGCGAAGTGCTTCCAACATCGCCGTTGTCGACTCGTTGTCGTTCGCCGCGGGCCATGTGTCGCGTGACAAAGACGAAGCGCGCACCACGCGGCGCATCGACGGACGGACGCTTTCACTGCGCGACGGCGCCTGGACGGACGTGCGCTATCATGCCGGCATGCCGGTGACGAGCGTCAAGCCGTACTCGAACGCATACTTCGACATTCTGAAGCAACTTCCGGAGCTCAAATCGGTGTTCGCGCTGGGCGATCGGGTTGTGGTGGTCGGCAAGAGCGCGGTGATTCGAGTGGATGACAGTGGGATGAACGACCTGGCGCCGGCCGCGCTAACGGCGCTCGTACACGCGTGGTGA
- a CDS encoding glycosyltransferase family 2 protein, translating into MTAPAPTIVSAPGVPEHERFVFGEKRQRYCVAVFVINEGERVRKQLAAMARFADRIDIVVADGGSTDGSLAADSLADFRLRALLIKRGPGRLSAQMRMAVGFALDEGYDGMVVIDGNGKDDLDALPRMIELLDAGYDHVQGSRYVPGGHGINTPPSRTWAVKLIHAPMISIAAGTRYTDTTNGFRAYSRRLLADPRVAPLRDVFMGYELHYYLAIRAARLGFRVTETPVTRRYPETGKTPTKISPVKGNLLVLRTLAAAVLGRFDP; encoded by the coding sequence GTGACCGCGCCGGCGCCCACCATCGTGAGCGCGCCGGGCGTTCCCGAGCACGAACGCTTCGTCTTCGGCGAAAAGCGTCAGCGATACTGCGTCGCGGTCTTCGTGATCAACGAGGGCGAGCGCGTACGAAAGCAGCTCGCCGCGATGGCGCGTTTCGCCGACCGGATCGACATCGTCGTGGCCGACGGCGGCAGCACGGACGGGTCGCTCGCGGCCGATTCGCTCGCGGATTTTCGGCTGCGTGCCCTCCTGATCAAGCGAGGACCCGGGCGCCTCAGCGCCCAAATGCGGATGGCGGTCGGCTTCGCGCTGGACGAGGGCTACGACGGAATGGTCGTGATCGACGGCAACGGAAAGGACGACCTCGACGCGCTGCCGCGCATGATCGAGCTGCTCGACGCCGGATACGACCACGTGCAAGGTTCGCGATACGTTCCTGGGGGACACGGCATCAACACGCCGCCGAGCCGCACCTGGGCCGTGAAGTTGATTCATGCGCCGATGATCAGCATCGCCGCCGGCACGCGTTACACCGACACGACGAACGGATTTCGCGCCTACAGCCGACGCCTGCTCGCGGATCCGCGCGTCGCGCCGCTTCGCGATGTGTTCATGGGGTACGAGCTCCACTATTACTTGGCGATACGCGCCGCCCGCCTCGGCTTCCGCGTGACCGAGACGCCAGTGACACGCCGTTATCCCGAAACCGGAAAGACGCCGACGAAGATCAGCCCGGTGAAGGGCAACCTTCTCGTTCTCCGCACGCTGGCCGCTGCCGTGCTCGGCCGTTTCGATCCGTGA